TTACCGTATAAGTTATTGTTGCGCTACCAGCTGTTACACCTGTTACAACACCGGAGGCATCTACGCTGGCAATAGCCGCATCGCTGCTACTCCATACACCACCCGTAGTAGTGGAACTTAATGTTGTAGTTTCATCTATACAAACATCACCTGTACCAGTAATGGCAGCCACAACGGGCAGGCCATTTACAGTGATATTCATGATCTGAGAAGCCTCACAGCCACTCACATTCGTTACCGTATAAGTTATTGTTGCGCTACCTGCTGTTACACCTGTTACAACACCAGCAACATCTACGCTAGCCACAGCCGCATCGCTGCTACTCCAAACACCACCGGTAGTAGTGGAACTTAATGTTGTAGTTTCATCTATACAAACATCACCTGTACCAGTAATGGCAGCCACAACGGGCAGACCGTTTACAGTGACATTCATGATCTGCGAAGCCTTACAACCGCTCACATTCGTTACCGTATAAGTGATTGTTGCGCTACCCGCTGTTACTCCTGTTACAACACCGGAGGCATCTACGCTGGCAATAGCGGCATTGCTGCTACTCCAAACACCGCCCGTAGTAGTAGAACTTAATGTAGTGGTTCCATCTATACAAACAGTACCTGTTCCTGTAATGGCTGCCACAACTGGCAGACCGTTTACGGTGACATTCATGACCTGCGAAGCCTTACAGCCACTCACATTGGTTACGGTATAAGTTATTGTTGCGCTACCTGCTGTTACTCCTGTTACAATACCAGCAGCATCTACGCTGGCAACAGCCGCATCGCTGCTGCTCCATATACCACCCGTAGTAGTGGAACTTAATGTTGTAGTTTCATCTATACAAACAGTACCTGTACCGGTAATGGCAGCTACAACGGGCAGACTACTTACCGTAACAGTGACGGTCTGACTATTGGAGCATCCTCCTCCATTCGTAATGGTGTAGGTTATCGTAGCAGTACCGGTGGTTACACCAGTCACAACACCAGCAGCATCTATGCTCGCCACAGCCGCATCGCTGCTACTCCATACACCGCCGGTAGTAGTGGAACTTAATGTAGTGGTTCCATCTACGCAAACAGTACCTGTACCTGTAATGGCAGCCACAACTGGCAGACCATTTACAGTGACATTCATGACCTGCGAAGCCTTACAGCCACTCACATTCGTTACGGTATAAGTTATTGTTGCGCTACCGGTTGTTACACCTGTCACAACACCGGAGGCATCTACGCTGGCAACAGCCGCATCGCTGCTACTCCATACACCACCGGTAGTAGTGGAACTCAATGTTGTGGTTCCGTCTACGCAAACAGTACCTGTACCGGTAATGGCTGCCACAACGGGCAGACCGTTTACGGTGACATTCATGACCTGCGAAGCCTCACAACCGCTCGCATTGGTTACCGTATAAGTTATTGTTGCGCTACCTGCTGTTACACCAGTTACAACACCGGAGGCATCTACGCTAGCCACAGCTGCATTGCTGCTACTCCATACACCACCGGTAGTAGTGGAACTTAATGTTGTAGTTTCATCGATACAAACAGTACCTGTACCAGTAATGGCAGCCACAACGGGCAGACCGTTTACAGTGACATTCATGATCTGCGAAGCCTTACAACCGCTCACATTCGTTACGGTATAAGTTATTGTTGCGCTACCCGCTGTTACACCAGTCACAATACCGGAGGCATCTACGCTAGCCACAGCCGCATCGCTGCTGCTCCATACACCACCGGTAGTAGTGGAACTTAATGTTGTGGTTCCATCTATACAAACATCACCTGTACCGGTAATGGCTGCCACAACGGGCAGACTACTTACCGTAACAGTGACGGTCTGACTATTGGAGCATCCTCCTCCATTCGTAATGGTGTAGGTTATCGTAGCAGTACCGATGGTTACACCTGTCACAACACCAGCAGCATCTATGCTCGCCACAGCCGCATCGCTGCTACTCCATACACCGCCGGTAGTAGTAGAACTCAATGTTGTATTGAAGCCAAGACACACTGCCGTAGTTCCTGTGATAGGACTCACCGGCACTACTGTCTGTTTTATATTAATAGTATCGCTAACAGAACAGCCATCAGGGAAGCTGACCCTCACATAATATTTACCCGGACCGTTTGCTATCAGCTTGTCCTTAGTACTGTTGTCATTCCAGAGATATTGGGAAGAAGGTGATCCAAAAAAGCCCTGGGTATTCAATTCGTAAGGGAAAGCAGTGGAACATATTTCAACATCATCTCCTAGTCCCTGAATGGGTGAGGAGCCATTATATGGCACAACTGTCCAGCCAATATTACCTCCCTGATCAGTACTATGTTGTTTGATAGAGAATGACGCACCACCGGTACCTGTTATCCTCTGGAGGCGTATGTAGTCAAACTCTACTGAGCCAGCCGGTTTAGTAATTGTGGCATTCGTAGCATTACTGCTTTTGATTTCGGTAAGACGGCAAGGAGTACCACTACCGAACCATTCATGCCGGATGGTGGTGTTACTACCGCCGGCAAATGTATAAATGTCGCCTGGAAAAAAGATCAATGTATCAATCGTATTACCTGTACCATAAATACCTCCACTACCCTTATACTCCACGTAGCCAATGGTATTATTGGTGCCGTTTATACCAGCTGCCGAGGTGGTCGCGGGGTCTGTAAAAACAAGTGATTTAACGGTTGTATTGGAGATGGTAGCGTTGGCCGCAACCATTCCCGGCACAGTGATGATATTATAGGTAAACCCATTTAAGGTAACGGCACCGGTAATATTCGAATTAGCCGCGTTCAGTGTCCGTTTGGTGGTGGTACCATAGTAGCGGATATCCCCTTTGATGGTACTGCCACTAATATCAAGGGCAATCTGGTTATCGCGGCCAGCATTATCTATACTAGCAATATTCAGCACCTTGCCGGAGGCGGTGAAGTTACCATCTACCAGGAAAAAACGGGTAAGTGTATTGGTATAATCATTCGCGAGTGTAAGGCCACTTCCCGGTTTGTTAATCTCTAAGTCAAAACTACCTTTACACTGTCCCGTCATCACCGTTTGCTCCGTTCCCTTTAGCAACAATGTAGATATATTCAGTGTAGACGCCGGGTTCAGCACAATACTGTTTCCCCAGCATTCCATGGTCCAGGCATTATTTTTTGTAAAGACCGGATCATTGGCCGCACCCGCCCAGCTCACATTATGAAAGTAGGCATTACCGTTATTAATGGTCACCGTTTTAGATGCAGCGGTAAAGCCGCTGTTCGCATCAAAATACACATCATCTGTTACAGTAGGTACACAAGCGCCGCCAACACCATTACTGGTGGTACTCCAGTGACTCGCATCATTCCAGTCGCCACTGCCGTTAATCCAATAACGTGCACTCCCTGTTGACGAGCCGATAGTCCACCCACTGTTTCCTCCCGCATCTGCTCCGCTAAATGCAATAGGAAGTGTTAAGGTGCCTCCACCACCTGTAGCGGCGATATTTACCAAATAAACATTGGCTATATCCACTTTCGCATTCGGACCGAAATTAACTGTACTGATGGCGGTTGTTCCGCTTCTGACTTCTCCTAATCCACTGCAGGAGGGATGGGTAGCTTTGTAATACTTATTAATGGTGGTTGTATTGCCGGTGCCCACGTTGTAAAAGAAGAAATTACGGTTCTCGGCAGTAACCAGTGAATCCATCATGTTACCAGTACCCAGGATCATTCCCTGCCCTTTAAATTCCAACTTCCGTATGATATTCCCGGTATTTATCCTGGCGGCACTTGTAAGCCCGTTGTTGGTAAACGTAAGCTGGCCGAAAGTAGTTGTTGAGACGTCCATATTACCGGCCACCGTCGCGTCACAATCCACCACATTATAGGTAGCGGCGCGTGTAGCTAACAGTAAACGCGCCAACAAGTATGAATTGGTAGCATTGAGCGTAAAGAGGCTACCGGTGTAATTCCAGTTGCTTACCGAGATACGCGCATTACTGATGTCGATTGATCTTGCCAGAGAGCCGGTACTGGTTATTGCATATATGTTCACCGTACGCCCGCTTAAATTCAACGCACCTCTCGCAACTACGAACCCGGAACCGGCGTTAGTCCAGTTATCCAGCAGTGTGAGACCGGCTCCCGGACTGCCTGCATCTTTCCAGACGGTATACTGGCTTACCCCCAGCGTACTGCCGTTTGTCGTAAGCATTGCAGCGGAAGTGCCACGCATGTCCACAAAGGCATTCATCGTTACCGTGGGTTCCAGCACCACAGAGCCATAGATCTGCATTACAAATGCAATGCTTTCATTAAATGTGGGACTACCGGTGACGCCGCTGGCCCAGGTCATGTTATTACAATAGGTATTGGCACTGGTAGTAACCGTATTACTGCCTGTCACAAAACCACTGTTAATGTCAAACACCACATTATCCCTGATAAAAGGGATACAAGCGCCTCCCGGCCCCCCGCTACTGGTACTCCAGTGAGAATTGTCGTTCCAGTCTCCCGCTCCATTCACCCAATACAGGGTAGTGCCTGCGACAGATGGCGAGTTGATAATAAACCCGCTATTCCCTTCACCGTCAATACCATTTAAAGTGATGGGCGCAATGCTGCCGGTGGCCGTCACATTCGTCAACAATACATTATCGATGCTGGCTGTTGCCCCCACTCCAAATGCCAATGTGCCGGTTGAAGTTCCTGTAAGCTCCGTAAAGCCATTGCAAGGGGCCCCACCCGCCCTGAAATGTTTATTGATGGTAGTTGTACCTGCAATAGAGATATTACGGTTAGGCGTGGTCAGCAATGTGTCAAAGGTGTTGCCTCCACTGGCAATACCCAAAGGCCCATTGAGCACTGTCACATATTTAAGATAATTACCGCTTCCTCCTATGGTCGCTGCCCCCTGGCAGCTTATATAATTCACATTATTACTATTGGCCCTTACTGCTCCTGATCCCTTAAATATCAATGTATCAATGGTGTTCCCCGAATTTATACCCACTTCTGAGACGGTCGACGTATTTGTAAAAGTCAGTTTTTTGAAGGTGGTATTAACAATCGTAACATGGGTGAACAGGTTGGCACCTGATTCAACAATATTATATAGTCCGGCGTCGGAATAAAACCTGCCGGTTTTAATCACACTACCTGCTGCATTCAATGTTTTATTTGCACCTTGACAATTATAGCCAAGGTAGATATTCATTTCTGTGTTACTTATATCTATACTTCGTGCAAGTGCACTGCTGGTGGCAAATGTGTAGGCAGATATTTTTCTCCCGGGTGCGTTAAATGTACCGGCAGTCAAAGTGATGGTATTTCCTCCCGAAGCAGGCGCATTATAAATCAGGTCATCTGCCAATGTGAAACTGCCTCCCGGTTTATTGATATCAAAACCTATCGACCCCAGTACAGGGCCATTGGTGGTTAGTGTAGCAGCAGATCCGGTTGTAAACGTAACCATGATTCCTTCACAAGTTACGCTGGGGGCAAGAGAAAGACTTTCGGTAATTGTCAGCGTGGAGCCGCCCTGACGGATGAACAGGGGATTCTTTGGTACATCTGTGGTCCAGATCATATTGGCACAAAACGCATTTGCATCCAGCTTTACCGAGTCGTTATCACCAAAACCACTATCAGGCCCGAAAATAACATTATTCGCAGCAGAGGGTATGATTCCGGGAATACTCCCATTGAAACTGCCTATCCGCCAATGATTCACATCACTCCAGCGTCCTCCGCCACCAACCCAATAATAATCGTCGGCCGCTTTCAACGAAAAGAAAGACAATAACAAGCATACAAGGGTAGTAAATCTCTTCATAGCATATGGTATAAACATAAGAATGTCTGTTTGCCGCCATCCCTATGAGGGGAGCGGCAATTTTACCTGCCCGGTACCGGGGAGTCATTCATCGTAAAAACTGAGGAAAATCTTATTTCATAGGAATATCTGGTTACAAAATACAGTCGTCTGCCTATCTTATAAAATATTCAGGATTTGCCGCTTATCAAAAATATATCTTTGAAGCTTGTACATGCATAGAGACTTTTCTAAATTTAAGCGGCTAATTATTTGATACATAGAAAATTTTCTATCCTAACGAAAGCAGAACCCGGTCATGAAATCAATTTTAATAGCAGAAGATCACAGTGTACTGAGAATGGGAATTAGTCTTATCACTGATGAAGTTTATCCTGGCGTTATCATTAAAGAGGCAGATACCTTTTACGACACCCTGGAGCATTTACGGCATAATACCTTTGACCTCCTGATACTGGACATCCAGTTGCCGGGTGGCGGCAGTCCCCAGATGATAGCAGCGGCAAGAGCCCTGCAGCCTGATTTACGGATTCTGATTTTTTCTTACTTCGAAGAAGATACGCACGCTTTAAGTTATATCAAAGCAGGAGCCAACGGCTACCTTCCCAAGACGGCGCCACCGGATGTAGTAAAAGAAGCTATTAAGTATGTTTTGCAGGGTAATACCTTTGTGAGCGGCATCGTACAAACGCAAATGATCAATACGCTGCAACATTCAAAACAAAAGCCGGATGGGACTATGCCGTTACTATCGCCACGGGAAACACAAGTGATGCAGCTGTTGATCAGGGGCACAGGAAACCAGGATATCAAGTCAGCACTCAATATTCAATCTTCTACCCTAAGTACTTTTAAACTAAAAATCTTTACAAAAATGAAGGTCAACAATGTAGTGGAACTTGCCGCCAAGATCAATGCTATGCATGCCGGCGAAAAGATACAATCGTAAAACTACTGCCTTCACCTTCACTGCTGTCCAGGGTTATTTTCAGTCCCTGTGCAACTGCCAGCTCCTTCACGATGAGCAGTCCTATGCCGGATCCCTTCCTGGGACCGGCCTCGCTCCCCGGCTTGTTAAACCAGTGTTTCACATCTTCGGGTACGCCCGGCCCGGTATCCCTTACACGGAGCAACAGCAGATCATCTTCCATGATCATCTCCATCACGATTACTCCTTTCCTGGTTACCTTTACGGCGTTGTCCACCAGGTTGTATAACATGACTGATAAAAGTTGTTCATCTCCCCACAACATCAGCCAGTCAGGAATATTATTCAGGATCTCTGTGTTCTTTTCTGAAGCGATAGCCAGGAATATTTTTTGTATATCTTCCGCAACAGCCGCAGGCGAATACACACCGCTGACAGGCCCCATCTCCACCTGGCTTTTCAGGTATTTCAGTAAATTAGACACCATGTAGAACAGATAGCTGGTATGTTCGTTCATTGCAGACGCCATTTTTACGGTAGCTCCTCCGTCCTTTTTCGCAGCTGTTAAAATTTTCTCTGAGAGGAATTGCTGATACTGCAGCGGACTTAGTACATTATGACTGACTGACTGTACAATCCTTTGCTGGAACATAGTCCTCTTCTTTAATTCCTTTGTTTTTAAGTCTACCATCATGTCGAGCAGCAAGGCTTTATTTTGCAAATACCGTACACGCAAATGGACAAACAACCAGGATAAGATCAGTAACAACAGGGCACAGGTAACATAGAACCAGCGTGTTTCATGCCAGGCTAACGGCACTGCAAACTGTAACACCTTATCTGAAAAATTGCCATAGCCAAATCCATTCAGTTTTCGTACTACCAGGCTGTAATCTCCTGCCGGCAAGGTGGAGATAGATACTTTGCCTTCTGCGGGTAATGGCAGCCAGGTGGTATCGCCTGCGTTCTTTACCAACGCGTAAGTGACAATGAGGTTTTTACTATTCCCAAAATAGGGGCTGCTATACATTACCTGCAGCAACGAAAACTCACGTGGTAACTTCACCTTATTTTTGACCGGCAATGGCGAATTATCCAATAACAGCTGGTCAATCGTCATCGCAGCCTCCGGCAATATTGGTTTGATGGAATCCGGATTAAAAAATACCATCCCTTTAAGAGAGGGTAGAGAAATGTAACCATTGTTCAGGCTAACAGCACAAGGCTGACATCCGCCGTTGAACTCATTTGTAAAAAATCCGTCTTCCTTGTCATAGTATTGGTAATAAAGCGGAAAGGTTCCGTTTTCCGAATAAGCCAGCAAATCTTTTTTGCTCACCTGAAACAGTCCCCTATTGGTGGTAATCCAGAAAAAACCTTTTCTATCCGGTACCATACAGTGGGCAGTAGTAATATACCCATCCGGATCATAGGGAAAATGTGTCAGTTTGCCTTTATGATAAAGATAAAATCCATGATCATAAGTGGTGGCCCATATTTCTTCTGAACCGGTAACCGTGATGCTGCGTATATACTTTCCTTCCAGGCCCTTTATGGTATCTATGCTGCCATTTAAAGGGTTCAGCAGGAAAAGTCCTTCGTCTGTACCCACACACATCTGCCGGGAATTAAGCTTGGCGAAGTAGGTGATCTCTCCTTTAAATGCATGCAACAATACCGGCACTGCATCCTTCCTGTTGTCATCCAGCACGGCAATTCCTTTACTCTCCTTCAGCCCTATCCAGAGCAAGCCTTTATCATCGCGGTATAACATGCTAACAGAGCTGGGTAGCGTATCCGTTGAAAGTAACCGGAATGTCGACAATTGCAGGTGATACAACCAGATTCCCCTGCTGGTCCAGCTACCACCATTTCCATCGGTGCTGATACTATAAAAGCCGGAGATGTTTTGCCTCCTGAAAGGCGGCAATGGAATAGCGGCTCCTTTGGGTTTCAATATATACCCGTTGGGTATCAGTATACCATCCTGCCCATAGGGCATCTGGCTGTAATAACTTGCAGATCCTTCTCCTCCGTACTTTGCAACAAACTGTTGCAGCGACAATACAAATAAACCGTTTGTAGCACTACCGAGCAACAACCGGCCGTCCTTTGCGCTATAAAAAGCACAGCGTATTTCCTTTCCCGTTATGTCAAAATTGTCTACCAGTTTACGCGTTACCAGTTCATCATTGCTATTCCTTGTTACAAGATAGAA
The Chitinophaga sp. MM2321 DNA segment above includes these coding regions:
- a CDS encoding Ig-like domain-containing protein; translated protein: MKRFTTLVCLLLSFFSLKAADDYYWVGGGGRWSDVNHWRIGSFNGSIPGIIPSAANNVIFGPDSGFGDNDSVKLDANAFCANMIWTTDVPKNPLFIRQGGSTLTITESLSLAPSVTCEGIMVTFTTGSAATLTTNGPVLGSIGFDINKPGGSFTLADDLIYNAPASGGNTITLTAGTFNAPGRKISAYTFATSSALARSIDISNTEMNIYLGYNCQGANKTLNAAGSVIKTGRFYSDAGLYNIVESGANLFTHVTIVNTTFKKLTFTNTSTVSEVGINSGNTIDTLIFKGSGAVRANSNNVNYISCQGAATIGGSGNYLKYVTVLNGPLGIASGGNTFDTLLTTPNRNISIAGTTTINKHFRAGGAPCNGFTELTGTSTGTLAFGVGATASIDNVLLTNVTATGSIAPITLNGIDGEGNSGFIINSPSVAGTTLYWVNGAGDWNDNSHWSTSSGGPGGACIPFIRDNVVFDINSGFVTGSNTVTTSANTYCNNMTWASGVTGSPTFNESIAFVMQIYGSVVLEPTVTMNAFVDMRGTSAAMLTTNGSTLGVSQYTVWKDAGSPGAGLTLLDNWTNAGSGFVVARGALNLSGRTVNIYAITSTGSLARSIDISNARISVSNWNYTGSLFTLNATNSYLLARLLLATRAATYNVVDCDATVAGNMDVSTTTFGQLTFTNNGLTSAARINTGNIIRKLEFKGQGMILGTGNMMDSLVTAENRNFFFYNVGTGNTTTINKYYKATHPSCSGLGEVRSGTTAISTVNFGPNAKVDIANVYLVNIAATGGGGTLTLPIAFSGADAGGNSGWTIGSSTGSARYWINGSGDWNDASHWSTTSNGVGGACVPTVTDDVYFDANSGFTAASKTVTINNGNAYFHNVSWAGAANDPVFTKNNAWTMECWGNSIVLNPASTLNISTLLLKGTEQTVMTGQCKGSFDLEINKPGSGLTLANDYTNTLTRFFLVDGNFTASGKVLNIASIDNAGRDNQIALDISGSTIKGDIRYYGTTTKRTLNAANSNITGAVTLNGFTYNIITVPGMVAANATISNTTVKSLVFTDPATTSAAGINGTNNTIGYVEYKGSGGIYGTGNTIDTLIFFPGDIYTFAGGSNTTIRHEWFGSGTPCRLTEIKSSNATNATITKPAGSVEFDYIRLQRITGTGGASFSIKQHSTDQGGNIGWTVVPYNGSSPIQGLGDDVEICSTAFPYELNTQGFFGSPSSQYLWNDNSTKDKLIANGPGKYYVRVSFPDGCSVSDTINIKQTVVPVSPITGTTAVCLGFNTTLSSTTTGGVWSSSDAAVASIDAAGVVTGVTIGTATITYTITNGGGCSNSQTVTVTVSSLPVVAAITGTGDVCIDGTTTLSSTTTGGVWSSSDAAVASVDASGIVTGVTAGSATITYTVTNVSGCKASQIMNVTVNGLPVVAAITGTGTVCIDETTTLSSTTTGGVWSSSNAAVASVDASGVVTGVTAGSATITYTVTNASGCEASQVMNVTVNGLPVVAAITGTGTVCVDGTTTLSSTTTGGVWSSSDAAVASVDASGVVTGVTTGSATITYTVTNVSGCKASQVMNVTVNGLPVVAAITGTGTVCVDGTTTLSSTTTGGVWSSSDAAVASIDAAGVVTGVTTGTATITYTITNGGGCSNSQTVTVTVSSLPVVAAITGTGTVCIDETTTLSSTTTGGIWSSSDAAVASVDAAGIVTGVTAGSATITYTVTNVSGCKASQVMNVTVNGLPVVAAITGTGTVCIDGTTTLSSTTTGGVWSSSNAAIASVDASGVVTGVTAGSATITYTVTNVSGCKASQIMNVTVNGLPVVAAITGTGDVCIDETTTLSSTTTGGVWSSSDAAVASVDVAGVVTGVTAGSATITYTVTNVSGCEASQIMNITVNGLPVVAAITGTGDVCIDETTTLSSTTTGGVWSSSDAAIASVDASGVVTGVTAGSATITYTVTNASGCKASQVMTVTVNGLPVVAAITGTGDVCIDGTTTLSSTTTGGVWSSSDAAVASVDASGVVTGITAGSAIITYTVTNASGCKASQIMNVTVNGLPVVAAITGTGDVCIDETTTLSSTTTGGVWSSSDAAVASVDASGIVTGVTAGSATITYTVTNASGCKASQIMTITINGLPVVAAITGTGDVCIDETTTLSSTTTGGVWSSSDAAVASVDASGIVTGVTAGSATITYTVTNVSGCKASQIMNVTVSSLPVVAAITGTGDVCIDETTTLSSTTTGGVWSSSDAAVASVDASGIVTGVTAGSATITYTVTNVSGCKTSQIMNVTVSGLPVVAAITGTGDVCIDETTTLSSTTTGGVWSSSDAAIASVDASGVVTGVTVGSATITYTVTNVSGCKALQVMNVTVNGLPVVAAITGTGTVCIDGTTTLSSTTTGGVWSSSDGAVASVDASGIVTGVTAGSATITYTVTNVSGCKTSQIMNVTVSGLPVVAAITGTGDVCIDETTTLSSTTTGGVWSSSDAAIASVDASGVVTGVTVGSATITYTVTNVSGCKALQVMNVTVNGLPVVAAITGTGTVCIDGTTTLSSTTTGGVWSSSDGAVASVDASGIVTGVTAGSATITYTVTNVSGCKASQIMNVTVSSLPVVAAITGTGTVCIDGTTTLSSTTTGGVWSSSDAAVASVDASGIVTGVTAGSATITYTVTNASGCKASQIMNVTVSGLPVVAAITGTGTVCIDGTTTLSSTTTGGVWSSSDAAVASVDASGIVTGVTAGSATITYTVTNVNGCKASQIMTITVNGLPVVAAITGTGTVCVDGTTTLSSTTTGGVWSSSDAAVASVDAAGVVTGVTAGNATITYTVTNMSGCSSSKVINITVNKCNNQQPPVANNDVATTFVNIPVLINLIANDVQTGGLLDLSSVIIVSQPSKGTISINANGTVTYSPVTAFIGTDIFSYTIRNTRNDVSNPATVTVTVKPLPGAVNDTAQTLPGREVVVSVLDNDTGLTGFADIIITTRPARGTLRIDADGKIIYMPDAGFKGVDVFAYQVKDLAGNISNEAIVRITVTEDGFFIPNAITPNNDGINDRFVIPDLYKYPGSSLSIFNRWGNEVYYSGNYNNNWDGNGLGGGTYYYVLKLKIPEGAKAYKGWIQLLK
- a CDS encoding response regulator transcription factor; its protein translation is MKSILIAEDHSVLRMGISLITDEVYPGVIIKEADTFYDTLEHLRHNTFDLLILDIQLPGGGSPQMIAAARALQPDLRILIFSYFEEDTHALSYIKAGANGYLPKTAPPDVVKEAIKYVLQGNTFVSGIVQTQMINTLQHSKQKPDGTMPLLSPRETQVMQLLIRGTGNQDIKSALNIQSSTLSTFKLKIFTKMKVNNVVELAAKINAMHAGEKIQS
- a CDS encoding ATP-binding protein; translated protein: MKSPFITVTIVLLCLCSLTGKATDSLTYSLRHFDNSNGLPQNSVNTIVHDKYGYIWLTTENGIVRFDGDQFKVADIRNLSLKSNRFYTIFQDTLGNVGALNEKDEAVHIVEGVAMRYRFHSNERRHYQKWYQPGMKNHHGTSYALSLPNESTRWGARIHELKLYRDERSFYLYHNDTVSYVRDGVVRNTLPFPVDKCWNFFMLDGRFFHLESDGEVTEFSKQIKRSTLKGDILSDPFYRHSGRQVVPFWSIYDTSHLLVYFNHTFYLVTRNSNDELVTRKLVDNFDITGKEIRCAFYSAKDGRLLLGSATNGLFVLSLQQFVAKYGGEGSASYYSQMPYGQDGILIPNGYILKPKGAAIPLPPFRRQNISGFYSISTDGNGGSWTSRGIWLYHLQLSTFRLLSTDTLPSSVSMLYRDDKGLLWIGLKESKGIAVLDDNRKDAVPVLLHAFKGEITYFAKLNSRQMCVGTDEGLFLLNPLNGSIDTIKGLEGKYIRSITVTGSEEIWATTYDHGFYLYHKGKLTHFPYDPDGYITTAHCMVPDRKGFFWITTNRGLFQVSKKDLLAYSENGTFPLYYQYYDKEDGFFTNEFNGGCQPCAVSLNNGYISLPSLKGMVFFNPDSIKPILPEAAMTIDQLLLDNSPLPVKNKVKLPREFSLLQVMYSSPYFGNSKNLIVTYALVKNAGDTTWLPLPAEGKVSISTLPAGDYSLVVRKLNGFGYGNFSDKVLQFAVPLAWHETRWFYVTCALLLLILSWLFVHLRVRYLQNKALLLDMMVDLKTKELKKRTMFQQRIVQSVSHNVLSPLQYQQFLSEKILTAAKKDGGATVKMASAMNEHTSYLFYMVSNLLKYLKSQVEMGPVSGVYSPAAVAEDIQKIFLAIASEKNTEILNNIPDWLMLWGDEQLLSVMLYNLVDNAVKVTRKGVIVMEMIMEDDLLLLRVRDTGPGVPEDVKHWFNKPGSEAGPRKGSGIGLLIVKELAVAQGLKITLDSSEGEGSSFTIVSFRRHA